One Bufo gargarizans isolate SCDJY-AF-19 chromosome 3, ASM1485885v1, whole genome shotgun sequence DNA segment encodes these proteins:
- the LOC122931965 gene encoding gap junction beta-2 protein-like: MDWGSLYEIIGGVNKHSTSIGKIWLSVLFIFRIMILVVAAESVWGDEQKDFICNTLQPGCKNVCYDHHFPVSHIRLWCLQLIFVATPALLVAMHVAYLKHKEKRQLQKSGQCDEKNLEALKQRKIRIVGTLWWTYTVSIVFRVIFEAAFMYLFYFLYTGFHMQRLVRCSNWPCPNLVDCFISRPTEKTVFTFFMVIVSGICMVLNVAELCYLIIQASLRRSRKNARKHMNHISGPEEKQNMLNEQKEQ; encoded by the coding sequence ATGGATTGGGGAAGTCTTTATGAAATCATTGGAGGAGTCAACAAACATTCCACCAGCATCGGCAAAATCTGGCTCTCTGTGCTCTTTATATTCCGTATTATGatcctggtggtggctgcagagAGCGTCTGGGGCGATGAACAGAAAGACTTCATCTGCAACACCTTACAGCCCGGGTGCAAGAATGTTTGCTATGATCACCACTTCCCAGTCTCTCATATCAGGCTCTGGTGCCTTCAACTCATTTTTGTAGCCACACCGGCACTGCTGGTTGCTATGCATGTGGCCTACCTGAAGCATAAAGAAAAAAGACAACTACAGAAGAGCGGACAGTGTGATGAAAAGAACTTGGAAGCCCTGAAGCAGCGTAAAATTAGAATTGTAGGTACGTTGTGGTGGACCTACACTGTCAGCATTGTGTTCAGAGTCATATTCGAAGCTGCTTTCATGTACCTCTTCTACTTCCTCTACACTGGTTTCCATATGCAGCGTCTAGTGAGATGTTCAAACTGGCCTTGTCCCAATCTGGTGGACTGTTTCATTTCTCGGCCTACTGAAAAGACCGTATTTACCTTCTTCATGGTTATTGTCTCCGGCATTTGTATGGTCCTCAACGTGGCAGAGCTATGCTATCTCATCATCCAGGCCTCATTGAGAAGATCCAGGAAAAATGCCAGGAAGCACATGAACCATATTAGCGGGCCAGAAGAGAAGCAGAACATGTTAAATGAGCAGAAGGAGCAATAA